One Capsicum annuum cultivar UCD-10X-F1 chromosome 2, UCD10Xv1.1, whole genome shotgun sequence genomic window carries:
- the LOC107860967 gene encoding heterogeneous nuclear ribonucleoprotein 1 has product MKNNSVAQGKVFVGGISTETTEENLTQHFCRYGEVAKSEIIKFRETGLSKGFGFVTFADSSVINQLLQDQQIILGRTVDVKLAIPRGQTRQHQLFLDCQQIQGHVIGTSRSNRRKIFVGGLPLDLSEEVYKRFFGRFGRIENAKIIFNRGTNTSRGFGFVTYDLEESVTNVLVQRFYWLNGKYVEVKRALPREWRVMNTSNYYYYEMCPIYNCHVIYGPHYWSSHDMVPSWPLSFNHLGINVPAPPLVPHPQPASISSTFAQNSESQFHNSVSHGGDGQGNNIEVQLATNGSPRGCN; this is encoded by the exons ATGAAGAATAATTCTGTGGCACAAGGGAAAGTTTTTGTTGGTGGAATATCTACGGAGACTACTGAAGAGAACTTAACACAACACTTCTGTCGTTATGGAGAAGTTGCCAAGTCAGAAATAATCAAATTTAGGGAGACAGGTCTCAGTAAAGGCTTTGGTTTTGTCACCTTTGCTGATTCTTCTGTTATCAATCAACTTCTTCAAGACCAACAAATCATTCTTGGAAGAACG GTTGATGTTAAATTGGCGATACCAAGAGGCCAAACTCGTCAACACCAACTTTTTTTAGACTGCCAACAAATTCAAGGTCATGTTATTGGAACTAGCAGAAGTAACAGAAGGAAGATTTTTGTTGGTGGATTGCCTCTTGATTTATCAGAGGAAGTTTATAAAAGGTTTTTTGGAAGATTTGGAAGAATTGAAAATGCAAAAATTATCTTCAATAGGGGAACAAATACGTCTAGGGGATTTGGATTTGTCACCTATGATTTAGAGGAATCTGTAACAAATGTGTTGGTACAGAGATTTTACTGGTTGAATGGTAAATATGTTGAGGTAAAAAGGGCATTGCCAAGAGAATGGAGAGTTATGAATACTAGCAATTACTATTACTATGAAATGTGTCCAATTTATAATTGTCATGTGATTTATGGCCCTCATTATTGGTCCAGTCATGATATGGTACCTAGTTGGCCTCTTTCCTTTAATCATTTGGGTATAAATGTACCAGCCCCACCACTTGTACCGCACCCACAACCCGCATCAATTTCATCAACTTTTGCTCAAAACTCAGAATCTCAGTTTCACAACTCTGTTTCTCATGGAGGGGATGGCCAAGGCAACAATATTGAGGTTCAACTTGCTACAAATGGTTCACCTAGAG ggtGTAATTAA